The stretch of DNA GAAGACCTCGAAGGCCAAGAACGTGACCAGTAAAGCGCAAGCCAAACTCGACGCCAAAGCCAGCGCACTGGAAGCGGCCCGCGTGATGGCTGCGAAAGGCGGCTGGCCCGAAGGCGCGACCTGCTCCTTCCGGGCGGGGCGAAAGACGTTTTGGGCCTGGGCCGTTGCCACCTTCTTCGGCTCAGGCCTCGGCAAACCCGGCCCCGGCACCTGGGGCTCCGTAGCCGCCACGCTGATCTGGACCGCAACCGCCCTGTTTCTCCATCCCAGCCCGCAATCGCTGCTCGGCCTCACCCTGGCGGGAATTGCTCTTTCGATCACCCTCGGCGTGCCGGCCGCGACCATCGTCGCCCGCGAAAGCTGCCGCAAAGACCCCGGCTTCGTAGTCATCGACGAAGTAGCTGGCGTCTGGATCACCCTGCTCGGCGCCATCTACCACCCCGACTGGAAACACATCCTCCTGGCTCTTCTGCTCTTCCGGGTCTTTGATATCACCAAACCGTTTCCCGTCCGCCAGCTCGAAAAACTGCCCGAGGGATCGGGTATCGTCTTCGACGACGTGGCCGCCGGGTTGTATGCTTGGGCAGTGCTGTTGTTGCTAAACCGATGGATCTAGTTTCCTGGATGTGATCTCGATGCCCAGACTCGCGAAACAAACCCTGCTCCCTCCGATCATCGAGAACGTTTTCCCCGCGGCAGCCCTGCCCGGCGGCGACGTGGAGGTGCGCGGGAAAAATCTGGGTCCGCAGGCCATGACCATCCCGGCAGTGCGGATCGACGGCATCTCTGCGCACGTTCTGATGAGCAGCGAAAGCCGCCTCTGCTTCCGCGTACCGGAACAGGCATCGGCCGGCCTGATCGAAATTCGCAACCAGGACGGAGCCAGCAATACCTTCCCGGTTACCGTCGCACGCGAGCTCTCCGACGGCCTACACCCCGTGACCAGCCCGGTTGTAAGCCGCTCCGGAATGACCTTTGCGACCATCTCCGGACCGCGCGGCAAGCAGACGCCAGTTTCCATCGTTCGCGTCAGCCCCGACCGCGTCGGAACACCCTTTGTCAGCGGAATCCTCAACCCCACCGGCCTGGCCTTCGATCCCGAGGGCACGCTCTACGTCACCTCGCGCGCTGAGGGGACCGTGTACCGCATCGACGCGGGAGGCGAAGCCACTGTTTACGCCGAGGGCATGGGCGTCGCCACCGGAGCAGCCTTCGACGCGGACGGCAACTTATTTGTCGGCGACCGCAATGGGACGATTTTCAAGATTGCTCCAGGCAACTCCGATATTGGCCGCAAAATCTTCGTCTACGCCACACTGGAGCCTAGCGTCTCCGCCTACCATCTTGCAGTTGCCTCCGATGGAACACTCTTCGTCACCGCCCCATCGCTTTCGCCCAATGACTGCATCTGGGCCATCGACCGCGACGGCAGCACCTCCGCCTGGTTCCGCGGCCTCAGCCGCCCGCAGGGACTGGCGCTCGACCGCGACGGCAATATCTATGTCACCGCATCCCTGCGCGGCCAGCGCGGACTCATCCGCATCACTCCCGGCGGTCACGCCGAGCTCATCGTCGCCGGACACAACCTCGTCGGAGTCGCATTCTCTCCTCTCGGAACCGCGGTGCTCGCCACCAACGAAGCCGTATATGATGTCGAGTTGGGCGTGGAAGGCTTAAAGCTCTTCTGAAATAAACCCAATGCAGCGAATAGGATCGACGGAATCCAATCCCATACGGTTCAAGAGAATATAGCGATGAAATTAAACTCTCTCCTGCTCGCATCCGCGTTGCTCGCCCTTTCTGTGTCGAGCATCGCCAAGGCACAGCAAAACGCAGCCCGGCCC from Acidicapsa acidisoli encodes:
- a CDS encoding gluconolaconase, encoding MPRLAKQTLLPPIIENVFPAAALPGGDVEVRGKNLGPQAMTIPAVRIDGISAHVLMSSESRLCFRVPEQASAGLIEIRNQDGASNTFPVTVARELSDGLHPVTSPVVSRSGMTFATISGPRGKQTPVSIVRVSPDRVGTPFVSGILNPTGLAFDPEGTLYVTSRAEGTVYRIDAGGEATVYAEGMGVATGAAFDADGNLFVGDRNGTIFKIAPGNSDIGRKIFVYATLEPSVSAYHLAVASDGTLFVTAPSLSPNDCIWAIDRDGSTSAWFRGLSRPQGLALDRDGNIYVTASLRGQRGLIRITPGGHAELIVAGHNLVGVAFSPLGTAVLATNEAVYDVELGVEGLKLF
- a CDS encoding phosphatidylglycerophosphatase A family protein produces the protein MTSKAQAKLDAKASALEAARVMAAKGGWPEGATCSFRAGRKTFWAWAVATFFGSGLGKPGPGTWGSVAATLIWTATALFLHPSPQSLLGLTLAGIALSITLGVPAATIVARESCRKDPGFVVIDEVAGVWITLLGAIYHPDWKHILLALLLFRVFDITKPFPVRQLEKLPEGSGIVFDDVAAGLYAWAVLLLLNRWI